In Arthrobacter citreus, a genomic segment contains:
- the cycA gene encoding D-serine/D-alanine/glycine transporter gives MPDRTTSPSPAPSPSPAPLAGKTPAGAPSSSEPELSRSLSNRHIQLLAIGGAIGTGLFMGSGKTISVAGPSVIFVYMIIGFMLFFVMRAMGELLLSNLKYKSFSDFSADLLGPWAGFFTGWTYWFCWVVTGIADVVAISHYVTFWWGDAPLWIPALACILVLLALNLPSVKAFGEAEFWFALIKILAIVTLIVVGLVMIFTRFTSGDNDVAGFDNLWAHGGLFPTGPMGFVAGFQIAVFAFVGIELVGTAAAETKDPEKNLPRAINSIPLRIMLFYVGALVVLISVVPWDRFSADESPFVGMFALAGLGAAAAVVNFVVLTSAASSANSGIYSTSRMVFGLAHDGDAPKAFGRLSRRKVPQNALFFSCTFLLAGVVLLYAGESVSAAFTLVSTISALCFMFVWTIILASYLVYRRRRPQLHEASSFKMPGGVVMVYVVLAFFGFLLWALTTQPDTLQALLVTPIWFALLGVVYAFLRRTPLHQARVAEHKAMVAAERAELVR, from the coding sequence ATGCCCGACCGTACGACCAGCCCCTCCCCTGCTCCTTCCCCCTCCCCGGCGCCTTTAGCGGGGAAGACACCGGCCGGAGCTCCAAGCTCCTCGGAGCCGGAACTCTCCCGTTCGCTGTCCAACCGCCATATCCAGCTCCTGGCCATCGGCGGCGCGATTGGAACCGGCCTGTTCATGGGGTCGGGAAAGACCATTTCCGTGGCCGGACCGTCGGTGATTTTCGTCTACATGATCATCGGCTTCATGCTGTTCTTCGTCATGCGGGCCATGGGCGAACTCCTGCTGTCGAATCTGAAGTACAAGTCCTTCAGCGACTTCTCCGCGGACCTGCTGGGTCCCTGGGCGGGGTTCTTTACCGGGTGGACCTATTGGTTCTGCTGGGTGGTCACCGGAATAGCGGATGTGGTGGCCATTTCCCACTATGTGACCTTCTGGTGGGGCGACGCGCCGCTGTGGATCCCGGCTCTGGCCTGCATCCTGGTGCTGCTGGCCCTGAATCTGCCCAGCGTGAAGGCCTTCGGCGAGGCTGAGTTCTGGTTTGCCCTGATCAAGATCCTGGCGATCGTCACGCTGATCGTGGTGGGCCTGGTCATGATCTTCACCCGCTTTACGTCCGGTGACAACGATGTCGCCGGGTTCGACAACCTCTGGGCGCACGGCGGGCTCTTCCCCACGGGCCCGATGGGGTTCGTGGCCGGTTTCCAGATTGCCGTGTTCGCCTTCGTGGGCATTGAACTGGTGGGTACCGCGGCGGCTGAAACGAAGGATCCGGAGAAGAACCTTCCCCGGGCCATCAACTCCATCCCGCTGCGCATCATGCTCTTCTATGTAGGCGCCCTGGTGGTGCTCATTTCCGTGGTTCCCTGGGACAGGTTCAGCGCGGACGAGAGCCCGTTCGTGGGCATGTTCGCCCTCGCGGGACTGGGTGCGGCAGCCGCCGTCGTGAACTTCGTGGTCCTGACGTCCGCGGCGTCATCAGCGAATTCCGGGATATATTCCACCTCGCGCATGGTTTTCGGTTTGGCGCACGACGGCGATGCCCCCAAGGCGTTCGGCCGCCTGTCGCGGCGCAAAGTGCCGCAGAACGCCCTGTTCTTCTCCTGCACCTTCCTGCTGGCGGGCGTTGTGCTGCTGTACGCGGGCGAGTCGGTCAGCGCCGCGTTCACCCTCGTCAGCACCATTTCCGCACTGTGCTTCATGTTTGTCTGGACGATCATCCTGGCCAGCTACCTGGTGTACCGGCGCCGCCGGCCGCAGCTGCACGAGGCGTCATCCTTCAAGATGCCCGGCGGCGTGGTGATGGTTTACGTGGTGCTCGCGTTCTTCGGATTCCTGCTCTGGGCCCTGACCACGCAGCCTGACACGCTGCAGGCGCTGCTGGTCACGCCAATCTGGTTTGCCCTGCTGGGCGTGGTCTACGCCTTCCTGCGCCGGACCCCGCTGCACCAGGCCCGGGTGGCCGAGCACAAGGCCATGGTGGCCGCGGAGCGTGCCGAGCTGGTCCGCTAG
- a CDS encoding MBL fold metallo-hydrolase, whose product MRHLRNPVLRAALQLPHCDDERQYMPVTGQAWTTLEKLRGPSHRGSMHAQGPGVLGIGCEPAFAIGQRPLLVKAAGGNILWDCQAYLDDELAALIRAEGGIRAIAVSHPHFYTTMVEWAHEFDAPVYLHAADRQWVGREDAALEFWDGNSRSIGADLTLYRAGVHFPGGTVLHWTGDPEGAGVLFTGDIVNVIPDRTHVSFLYSYPNQIPERPAVVEEAAARLERLRYGRLYGGWWDRILPHGADRIVQESAARYLAFTRG is encoded by the coding sequence GTGCGTCACCTGCGGAACCCAGTACTCCGCGCCGCGCTCCAACTGCCCCATTGCGACGACGAGCGCCAGTACATGCCCGTCACCGGCCAGGCCTGGACCACCCTGGAGAAGCTGCGCGGACCGTCGCACCGCGGCAGCATGCACGCCCAGGGGCCCGGAGTGCTGGGCATCGGCTGCGAGCCGGCCTTCGCCATCGGACAGCGTCCACTGCTGGTCAAGGCCGCCGGCGGGAATATTCTCTGGGACTGCCAGGCGTACCTGGACGATGAACTTGCCGCGCTCATCCGTGCCGAGGGAGGTATCCGGGCGATCGCCGTCAGCCATCCGCACTTCTACACCACCATGGTGGAATGGGCGCACGAATTTGACGCCCCCGTGTACCTGCACGCAGCGGACCGGCAGTGGGTGGGGCGGGAGGACGCTGCCCTGGAGTTCTGGGACGGGAACAGCCGGAGCATCGGCGCGGACCTGACGCTGTACCGGGCCGGCGTGCACTTTCCGGGTGGCACCGTGCTGCACTGGACCGGTGATCCGGAGGGCGCCGGCGTCCTTTTCACCGGCGACATCGTCAACGTCATTCCGGACCGCACCCACGTGTCCTTCCTCTACAGCTACCCGAACCAGATCCCGGAACGCCCGGCGGTGGTGGAGGAAGCCGCCGCGCGGCTGGAACGGCTGCGGTACGGGCGGCTTTACGGCGGCTGGTGGGACCGGATTCTTCCGCACGGTGCGGACCGCATCGTCCAGGAGTCAGCGGCCCGCTACCTCGCCTTTACCCGGGGCTAG
- the gcvP gene encoding aminomethyl-transferring glycine dehydrogenase, producing MTADLSTAQTAITDNDAAGAAAFVDRHIGARAGSAAAMLKAVGYDSLDALADMAVPAAIRQGHPLILDPARSEEETLAQLRSIAGRNKTAVQMIGQGYYGTHTPPVILRNVVEDPAWYTAYTPYQPEISQGRLEALLNFQTMVQDLTALPIANASLLDEATAVAEAVLLMRRSNKSKSNGAIVLDSEALPQTIAVVKGRAKALGFDVIVADLANGLPDGEVTGLVLQQPGVSGVVRNQAALIAEAKDRGALVTVAADLLALTLITPPGEQGADIAVGSVQRFGVPLFFGGPHAAYMAVRKGLERSLPGRLVGVSKDSAGTPAYRLALQTREQHIRREKATSNICTAQALLAIVASMYAVYHGPQGLTAIARRAHNSARSLAAALTGAGIELLHGSFFDTVTARVPGKAADVVAAAEARGINLRSIDADTVGISCDETTTPAVLADVAAAFGVPAGAVASAAGPAEGFELAADLLRSSEFMTHPVFHTHRSETQMLRYLRRLSDRDLALDRTMIPLGSCTMKLNATAEMQAMTWPEFASIHPFAPDSQTEGWRELIGDLEAKLATITGYDKVSIQPNAGSQGELAGLLAIRGYHHSRGDEQRTVCLIPASAHGTNAASAVLAGMKVVVVATASDGAIDHADLRAKIDAHRENLAAIMITYPSTHGVFDDDVRDVCDAVHEAGGQVYIDGANLNALVGLAQPGDFGGDVSHLNLHKTFCIPHGGGGPGVGPVAVKSHLAPFLPGDAATWTEGEDIPVSASRFGSAGVLPISWAYVNLMGGEGLTEATKSALLSANYVAARLNEYFPVLYTGKGGLVAHECILDLRELTARTGVSAEDVAKRLVDYGFHAPTLSFPVAGTLMVEPTESEDLGEIDRFIDAMIAIRAEIDQVAAGDFSLEESPLRNAPHTAVVVAGNEWDRVYPREQAAFPMKSQRMDKYFPPVGRIDGAAGDRNLICSCPPIEDFEN from the coding sequence ATGACTGCTGATTTGTCCACTGCCCAAACCGCCATCACCGACAACGATGCCGCTGGTGCCGCCGCGTTTGTTGACCGTCATATTGGTGCCCGTGCCGGGTCGGCCGCCGCGATGCTCAAGGCCGTCGGATATGACTCCCTGGATGCCCTTGCGGATATGGCCGTGCCCGCCGCCATCCGCCAGGGGCACCCCCTGATCCTTGACCCGGCCCGTTCGGAAGAGGAAACACTGGCGCAGCTGCGCTCCATTGCCGGCAGGAACAAGACCGCCGTGCAGATGATCGGCCAGGGCTACTACGGCACGCACACCCCGCCGGTGATCCTGCGCAACGTCGTGGAGGACCCCGCCTGGTACACCGCCTACACCCCGTACCAGCCCGAAATCTCCCAGGGGCGCCTTGAGGCGCTGTTGAACTTCCAGACCATGGTCCAGGACCTCACCGCCCTGCCCATCGCCAACGCCTCACTGCTGGATGAAGCCACCGCGGTGGCTGAGGCGGTGCTGCTCATGCGCCGCTCCAACAAGTCCAAGTCCAACGGCGCCATCGTCCTGGACTCCGAGGCACTTCCCCAGACCATCGCCGTGGTCAAGGGCCGGGCCAAGGCCCTGGGTTTTGACGTGATCGTCGCAGACCTCGCCAACGGACTGCCCGACGGCGAGGTCACCGGTCTCGTTCTGCAGCAGCCGGGCGTCTCCGGCGTGGTCCGCAACCAGGCCGCACTGATCGCAGAAGCAAAGGACCGCGGGGCCCTCGTCACCGTCGCCGCGGACCTGCTGGCCCTGACCCTGATCACCCCTCCCGGTGAGCAGGGCGCGGACATCGCCGTCGGCTCCGTCCAGCGCTTCGGCGTTCCGCTGTTCTTCGGCGGCCCGCACGCCGCGTACATGGCGGTCCGCAAGGGCCTGGAGCGCTCGCTGCCCGGCCGCCTGGTGGGCGTCTCCAAGGACTCCGCCGGCACCCCCGCCTACCGGTTGGCGCTGCAGACCCGTGAGCAGCACATTCGCCGCGAGAAGGCCACGTCCAACATCTGCACCGCGCAGGCGCTGCTGGCCATCGTGGCCTCCATGTACGCGGTGTACCACGGCCCGCAGGGACTGACCGCGATTGCCCGCCGCGCCCATAACTCAGCGCGGTCCCTGGCCGCCGCACTGACAGGTGCCGGGATCGAGCTGCTGCACGGGTCCTTCTTCGACACGGTTACCGCGCGCGTCCCGGGCAAGGCCGCCGACGTCGTGGCCGCCGCCGAGGCACGCGGCATCAACCTGCGCTCCATTGATGCGGACACTGTGGGCATTTCCTGCGACGAAACCACCACGCCCGCCGTGCTGGCCGACGTCGCGGCCGCTTTCGGTGTTCCCGCCGGAGCCGTGGCTTCCGCGGCAGGTCCCGCCGAGGGCTTTGAGCTGGCAGCCGACCTGCTGCGCAGCTCAGAGTTCATGACCCACCCGGTGTTCCACACGCACCGCTCCGAAACCCAGATGCTGCGCTACCTGCGCCGCCTCTCGGACCGGGACCTGGCCCTGGACCGCACCATGATTCCGCTGGGCTCGTGCACCATGAAGCTCAACGCCACCGCCGAAATGCAGGCCATGACCTGGCCCGAGTTCGCCTCCATCCATCCCTTTGCCCCGGATTCCCAGACCGAGGGCTGGCGGGAACTGATCGGTGACCTGGAGGCCAAGCTGGCCACCATCACCGGCTATGACAAGGTGTCCATCCAGCCCAACGCCGGCTCCCAGGGCGAACTGGCCGGCCTGCTCGCCATCCGCGGCTACCACCACTCCCGCGGGGACGAGCAGCGCACCGTCTGCCTGATTCCGGCATCGGCCCATGGCACCAACGCCGCGTCCGCCGTCCTGGCCGGCATGAAGGTGGTGGTGGTGGCAACCGCCTCCGACGGCGCCATTGACCACGCGGACCTGCGCGCCAAGATCGACGCGCACCGCGAGAACCTCGCCGCGATCATGATCACCTACCCCTCCACCCATGGCGTGTTCGACGACGACGTCCGCGACGTCTGCGACGCCGTCCACGAAGCCGGCGGCCAGGTCTACATTGACGGCGCCAACCTCAACGCGCTCGTCGGCCTGGCCCAGCCGGGCGACTTCGGCGGCGACGTCTCGCACCTGAACCTGCACAAGACCTTCTGCATCCCGCACGGCGGCGGCGGTCCCGGCGTCGGCCCGGTGGCCGTGAAGTCCCACCTGGCACCGTTCCTGCCCGGCGATGCCGCCACCTGGACCGAAGGCGAGGACATCCCGGTGTCCGCATCGCGCTTTGGATCCGCCGGCGTCCTGCCGATCTCCTGGGCCTACGTGAACCTGATGGGTGGCGAAGGCCTGACCGAAGCCACCAAGAGCGCGCTGCTGTCGGCCAACTACGTCGCCGCGCGGCTCAACGAGTACTTCCCGGTTCTCTACACGGGCAAGGGTGGACTCGTGGCGCACGAGTGCATCCTGGACCTGCGCGAGCTGACGGCCCGCACCGGCGTCAGCGCCGAAGACGTGGCCAAGCGTCTGGTCGACTACGGTTTCCACGCCCCCACGCTGTCCTTCCCGGTGGCCGGAACCCTGATGGTCGAGCCCACCGAGTCCGAGGACCTGGGCGAAATTGACCGCTTCATCGACGCCATGATCGCCATCCGCGCCGAAATCGACCAGGTGGCCGCC